The following are from one region of the Jatrophihabitans telluris genome:
- a CDS encoding histidinol-phosphate transaminase, whose amino-acid sequence MTGPHPAPAETASVPADISLADLPLREDLRGEQPYGAPQPDVPVRLNVNENPYPPSATVIAEIAAAVAEATASINRYPDREFLALRAELGRFLTADSGGGLVRLEPENIWAANGSNEIMQQLLQAFGGPGRTALSFAPTYSMYPEYARNTHTRWVVGHRAADFSIDTAHAVGLISQHRPSVVILTSPNNPTGTALPLETVRAVLAIAPGVVIVDEAYAEFRRDGVPSAVSLLPAHPRLIVTRTMSKAFAYAGGRLGYLAATRAVVDAVRIVRLPYHLSAVAQAAAHAALSHRSEALARVQDLRSARDDTITWLREHGFSAADSDANFVLFGRFRDRHSRWQGLLDRGVLIRETGPDGWLRVSVGTTAEMAAFRAALLQVAPGGNELPAVRDNGRQDAGADAASGSADRAASPADEGVGR is encoded by the coding sequence ATGACCGGCCCGCACCCCGCGCCCGCCGAGACAGCGTCGGTCCCGGCCGACATCAGCCTCGCGGATCTGCCGCTGCGTGAAGACCTCCGCGGCGAACAGCCCTACGGCGCTCCCCAGCCCGATGTCCCCGTCAGGCTCAACGTCAACGAGAACCCCTACCCGCCGAGCGCGACGGTGATCGCCGAGATCGCCGCCGCGGTGGCCGAGGCGACGGCGTCGATCAACCGTTATCCCGATCGGGAGTTCCTGGCGTTGCGGGCCGAACTCGGGCGCTTTCTCACCGCCGACAGCGGCGGGGGCCTGGTCCGGCTGGAGCCGGAGAACATCTGGGCGGCCAACGGCTCGAACGAGATCATGCAGCAGTTGCTCCAGGCTTTCGGCGGCCCCGGCCGGACCGCGTTGTCGTTCGCGCCGACTTATTCGATGTACCCCGAGTACGCCCGCAACACCCACACCCGCTGGGTCGTAGGCCACCGCGCGGCCGATTTCAGCATCGACACCGCCCACGCGGTCGGGCTGATTTCCCAGCACCGTCCGTCCGTGGTGATCCTGACCTCGCCGAACAACCCGACGGGCACGGCGCTGCCCCTGGAGACGGTCCGCGCCGTGCTCGCGATAGCTCCCGGGGTGGTCATAGTGGACGAGGCGTACGCCGAGTTCCGCCGCGACGGGGTGCCCAGCGCGGTGAGCCTGTTGCCCGCCCACCCGCGCTTGATCGTCACCCGCACGATGAGCAAGGCCTTCGCCTACGCCGGTGGCCGGCTGGGTTATCTCGCCGCGACTCGCGCGGTGGTGGACGCAGTCCGGATCGTCCGGCTGCCCTATCACCTGTCCGCGGTTGCGCAGGCCGCCGCCCATGCCGCGTTGTCGCACCGCTCGGAGGCATTGGCCCGGGTGCAGGACCTGCGCTCGGCCCGGGACGACACCATCACGTGGTTGCGCGAGCATGGATTCAGCGCGGCGGACTCCGACGCCAACTTCGTGCTGTTCGGGCGATTCCGGGACCGGCACTCGCGCTGGCAGGGCCTGCTCGATCGCGGCGTGCTGATCCGTGAGACCGGCCCCGACGGCTGGCTGCGGGTCTCGGTCGGGACCACCGCCGAGATGGCCGCATTCCGTGCGGCGTTGCTGCAAGTGGCGCCTGGGGGCAATGAGCTTCCCGCGGTACGCGACAATGGACGGCAGGACGCCGGTGCTGATGCCGCAAGCGGATCAGCCGACCGTGCGGCGTCCCCCGCAGACGAAGGGGTAGGCA
- the hisD gene encoding histidinol dehydrogenase, translating to MLRRVDLRPSAAEQEPSFTSGHRLRQVLPRAEMDVDAAIAAVTPVIEGVRDRGYPAAREATARFDGVDLADPRVPAAAITDALATLDPAVRAALEESIRRARIVHRKQRRPTVEVQVVAGGTVTEKWIPVDRVGLYVPGGLAVYPSSVVMNVVPAQEAGVPSLVVCSPPQKEFGSLPHPTILAACALLGVEEVYAIGGAQAIALMAYGDSGEADGHSAGRVLIEPVDVVTGPGNIYVAAAKRVLRGVIGIDAEAGPTEIAILADASADPAHVAADLISQAEHDPMAASVLVTDSAELADAVDAEVSRQVQITKHTDRVRTALSGPQSATVLVGDLEQGLQVVNAYAAEHLEVITVDARKWAERVRSAGCIFVGASSPVSLGDYCAGSNHVLPTGCTARHASGLSVQSFLKGVHLVEYDHEALVEVSAHVIALADAEDLPAHGAAVKVRLA from the coding sequence GTGCTACGCCGAGTCGACCTCCGCCCCTCCGCCGCCGAGCAAGAACCCTCCTTCACCTCCGGCCATCGGTTGCGTCAGGTGCTGCCTCGGGCCGAGATGGACGTCGACGCGGCGATCGCCGCGGTGACCCCGGTGATCGAGGGTGTCCGCGATCGTGGCTACCCTGCCGCGCGGGAGGCGACGGCGCGCTTCGACGGTGTCGATCTGGCCGACCCCCGGGTGCCGGCCGCGGCCATCACGGACGCGCTGGCCACCCTCGACCCGGCGGTGCGCGCCGCTCTGGAGGAATCCATCCGCCGGGCGCGGATCGTGCACCGCAAACAGCGCCGGCCCACGGTCGAGGTGCAGGTCGTTGCGGGCGGCACGGTCACGGAGAAGTGGATCCCGGTCGACCGGGTGGGCCTGTACGTGCCGGGCGGCCTGGCCGTCTACCCGTCCTCGGTCGTGATGAACGTGGTGCCGGCCCAGGAAGCCGGAGTCCCGTCGCTGGTCGTGTGTTCCCCGCCCCAGAAGGAATTCGGCTCGCTGCCGCACCCGACCATTCTCGCCGCGTGCGCGCTGCTGGGCGTCGAGGAGGTCTACGCGATCGGTGGCGCGCAGGCGATCGCCCTAATGGCGTATGGCGATTCGGGGGAGGCAGACGGTCACAGTGCCGGGCGCGTGCTGATCGAGCCGGTGGACGTGGTGACGGGCCCGGGCAACATCTACGTCGCGGCCGCCAAGCGCGTGCTCCGCGGCGTCATCGGAATCGACGCCGAGGCGGGCCCGACCGAGATCGCGATCCTGGCCGACGCCAGCGCGGACCCGGCTCATGTCGCCGCCGACCTGATCAGCCAGGCCGAGCACGACCCGATGGCCGCGTCGGTCCTGGTGACCGACTCCGCCGAACTCGCCGACGCGGTGGACGCCGAGGTGTCGCGCCAGGTCCAGATCACCAAGCACACCGACCGCGTCCGGACCGCGCTGTCCGGCCCGCAGTCGGCAACCGTCCTGGTCGGCGATCTCGAGCAGGGTCTGCAGGTCGTCAACGCCTACGCCGCCGAACACCTCGAAGTGATCACGGTCGATGCCCGCAAGTGGGCCGAACGCGTTCGCAGCGCGGGCTGCATCTTCGTCGGGGCGTCCTCGCCGGTGTCGTTGGGCGACTACTGCGCGGGGTCCAACCACGTGCTGCCGACCGGCTGCACGGCCCGCCACGCATCCGGCCTGTCCGTGCAGTCCTTCCTCAAGGGCGTGCACCTGGTGGAGTACGACCACGAGGCGCTGGTGGAGGTGTCCGCTCACGTCATAGCGCTGGCCGATGCCGAGGACCTCCCGGCCCACGGCGCGGCGGTCAAGGTACGGCTGGCATGA
- a CDS encoding LON peptidase substrate-binding domain-containing protein: MEEQLPEPRPESAQPLELLPLFPLGTVLVPGMPLALQVFEPRYRRLMADLLDGVDAEPDDETHPVGASAVFGVVALRRGWEVGAVGDLHEIGTTARISSVRQTPDGRYELEAFGEQRFRIHGLDQGSQPYLLGSVEYLDEPDGPLSDHASVSTRLAWRDHLAALHALTDGAGLDPEGLDEKAVPLIAGRPLSYAIAELPSLPVADRQQLLSCPDTATRLTTARRVLHRETVLVRRLRAIPATAATFSAAISAC, encoded by the coding sequence GTGGAGGAGCAGCTGCCCGAACCCCGTCCCGAGTCGGCCCAGCCGCTCGAGCTCCTCCCGCTGTTCCCGCTCGGCACGGTGCTCGTGCCAGGCATGCCGCTGGCTCTGCAGGTCTTCGAACCGCGCTACCGCCGACTCATGGCCGATCTGCTGGACGGCGTCGATGCCGAGCCCGACGACGAGACCCATCCGGTCGGCGCGTCCGCGGTCTTCGGCGTCGTGGCGCTGCGCCGCGGGTGGGAGGTCGGTGCGGTCGGCGATCTGCACGAGATCGGGACGACCGCCCGGATCAGCAGCGTGCGGCAGACTCCGGACGGCCGCTACGAGCTGGAGGCCTTCGGCGAGCAACGTTTCCGCATCCACGGGCTCGACCAGGGCAGCCAGCCGTACCTGCTCGGGTCGGTGGAATATCTCGACGAGCCGGACGGACCACTGAGCGACCACGCCAGCGTCAGCACACGGCTGGCCTGGCGGGACCATCTGGCGGCTCTGCACGCGCTCACCGACGGCGCCGGCCTCGACCCCGAGGGACTGGACGAAAAGGCGGTCCCGCTGATTGCGGGGCGCCCGCTGTCCTACGCCATCGCCGAGTTGCCCTCGTTACCGGTGGCCGACCGTCAGCAGCTACTCAGCTGTCCCGACACCGCGACCCGGCTCACCACGGCCAGAAGGGTGCTGCACCGGGAGACCGTCCTGGTTCGCCGGCTCCGCGCCATACCGGCCACCGCCGCCACGTTCTCGGCCGCCATCAGCGCCTGCTGA
- a CDS encoding amidohydrolase family protein, translating into MTDRPDHLRFAAPLAGRAWRLGTKLAARAQAGLTVVRERRASVGAAPSRGVAFAGTVWTGGDAEPTPGVVVVDGGGRVVEVRLGPRETLPRDLLVLGGEHHWVVPGIVDAHVHLGFDPRADPDRPDSPISGPASGLVAVRDLGAPMRWTQQWRTGHRPIPAHRPFVAGAGPVLTAPGGYPSQSWGADGYAEFVESPARARSAVQQLASEGVDLIKVALQDGGSSRNPWPVLAPDVLRAVVDAAHALGLGVTAHALSAEYVARALDAGVDEFAHTPTERLDPELISRIADSGTAVVSTLQTFFSAGTGRTAADNAADLVAAGVVLRYGTDLGNAGTGPGVDPRELDRIADTGLGRLGALRAATQASAEAIGMRRRFGRIEAGQDAALVLLPFSPLAEPGVWRTPAAVFLGGRLTVRQADNSGVAAPRAVRENPSG; encoded by the coding sequence GTGACTGACCGCCCGGACCACCTTCGCTTCGCCGCCCCGCTCGCGGGCCGCGCCTGGCGCCTGGGCACCAAGCTGGCCGCCCGCGCGCAGGCCGGGCTGACCGTCGTCCGGGAGCGTCGTGCGAGCGTGGGCGCCGCGCCCAGCCGCGGCGTGGCCTTTGCCGGCACCGTATGGACCGGTGGCGACGCCGAGCCAACCCCCGGGGTGGTCGTTGTCGACGGTGGTGGTCGGGTCGTCGAGGTGCGGCTAGGCCCGCGCGAGACTCTGCCGCGCGACCTGCTCGTGCTCGGAGGCGAGCACCACTGGGTGGTCCCGGGAATTGTGGACGCGCACGTTCACCTGGGCTTCGACCCACGTGCCGATCCCGATCGTCCCGACAGCCCGATCAGCGGTCCCGCCTCCGGCCTGGTCGCCGTCCGCGATCTCGGAGCACCCATGCGCTGGACCCAACAGTGGCGCACCGGGCACCGGCCGATCCCCGCACATCGGCCGTTCGTCGCCGGGGCCGGCCCGGTGCTCACCGCCCCCGGCGGCTATCCGTCTCAGAGCTGGGGCGCAGACGGGTACGCCGAGTTCGTGGAGTCGCCGGCGCGGGCCCGGTCGGCCGTCCAACAGCTGGCATCGGAAGGGGTCGATCTGATCAAGGTCGCCCTGCAGGACGGCGGCTCGAGCCGCAATCCGTGGCCGGTGCTCGCGCCGGACGTATTGCGGGCGGTGGTCGACGCCGCGCACGCGCTGGGCCTGGGAGTGACCGCCCACGCGTTGAGCGCCGAGTACGTGGCCCGCGCTCTGGACGCCGGCGTGGACGAATTCGCCCACACCCCGACCGAGCGGCTGGACCCGGAACTGATCAGCAGGATCGCCGACAGCGGTACGGCGGTGGTGTCGACACTGCAGACCTTCTTCTCCGCGGGTACGGGGCGCACCGCGGCCGACAACGCCGCCGACCTCGTCGCGGCCGGGGTGGTGCTGCGCTACGGAACCGACCTCGGCAACGCGGGCACCGGCCCAGGAGTGGACCCCCGCGAGCTCGACCGCATCGCCGACACCGGTCTCGGCCGGCTCGGCGCCCTCAGAGCGGCCACCCAGGCTTCGGCCGAGGCGATCGGGATGAGGCGCAGGTTCGGTCGCATCGAGGCCGGCCAGGACGCCGCGCTGGTCCTGCTGCCGTTCAGTCCACTGGCCGAACCCGGGGTGTGGCGCACACCGGCAGCGGTGTTCTTGGGTGGACGGCTTACCGTGAGACAAGCCGACAACTCGGGCGTAGCGGCCCCACGAGCAGTACGGGAGAACCCCAGCGGATGA